A DNA window from Nerophis lumbriciformis linkage group LG33, RoL_Nlum_v2.1, whole genome shotgun sequence contains the following coding sequences:
- the LOC133575717 gene encoding uncharacterized protein isoform X1, which translates to MCERTIAKYEEELCPTKEEKERQHQLLDVYYKKHHQVVLHRTDVCEEQLLPEKQECSFRMVKEDPSKRKTRRHRPSGVSFSSLTQTLPCKKEEEDSLAPHLKEEEVEHSISQEGDHLEGLVEFPVTGVPVKSEDDEVKGESEEKSSSSTQHMTTEADGDHCGGSQADKLLAPLSDSEDTTSHSPDTDDEDSKDDKTCHTDNTHFKCSHCDKTFKYRCHLKTHMRRHTGEKPFICSICGKGFVESQSLKKHTILHTGEKSFICSICGKGFVQRCNLKVHMRTHTGEKPFICSICGKGFAQSSCLEKHRTIHTGEKSFICSICSKGFVLSNKLKAHMRTHTGEKPFSCSICGKGFTESQYLKVHMRRHTGEKRFICSICGKGFARSSCLDKHRTTHTGEKSFICSICSKGFGQSNHLKVHMRTHTGEKPFSCLICGKGFAESQHLKRHKRTHTGEKPHSCSICNRSFCERSNLVAHMRTHTGEKVLSCSVCGERFSSKYQCKKHKCAGENSSSK; encoded by the coding sequence acgtctgtgaagaacaacttctgcctgaaaaacaggagTGTAGCTTCAGGATGGTGAAGGAGGATCCATCAAAGAGGAAGACCAGGCGCCACAGACCCTCTGGtgtctccttttcctctttgacacagaccctgccctgtaaaaaggaagaggaagactcacTGGCGCCCCACCTAAAAGAGGAAGaggtggaacacagcatcagtcaggagggagatcatcttgaaggactggtggagttcccagtgactggtgtccctgtgaagagtgaagatgatgaggtcaaaggtgaaagtgaggagaagagcagcagctcaacacaacacatgacaacagaagctgatggagaccactgtggaggatcacaagcagacaagctcttagctccactatcagatagtgaggacacaacgtcacactctcctgacactgatgatgaagactctaaagatgataagacatgtcacactgacaacactcacttcaaatgttctcactgtgacaaaacctttaaatACCGTTGTCatctgaaaacacacatgagaagacacaccggagaaaaaccttttatctgttcaatatgtggtaaaggttttgtagaaagtcagagtttgaaaaaacacacaatattacacactggagaaaaatctTTTatatgttcaatctgtggtaaaggttttgtacaacgttgcaatttgaaagtacacatgagaacacacactggtgaaaaaccttttatctgttcaatctgtggtaaaggttttgcacaAAGTTCATGTTTGGAAAAACACAGaacaatacacactggagaaaaatcttttatctgttcaatctgtagtaaaggttttgttctaagtaacaaattgaaagcgcacatgagaacacacactggcgaaaaacctttttcctgttcaatctgtggtaaaggttttacagaaagtcaatatttgaaagtacacatgagaagacacactggtgaaaaacgttttatctgttcaatctgtggtaaaggttttgcacgAAGTTCATGTTTGGACAAACACAGaacaacacacactggagagaaatcttttatctgttcaatctgtagtaaaggttttggACAAAGTAaccatttgaaagtacacatgagaacacacactggtgaaaaacctttttcctgtttaatctgtggtaaaggttttgcagaaagtcaacatttgaaaagacacaagagaacacacactggtgaaaaaccacattcctgttcaatctgcaacAGAAGCTTTTGTGAACGATCGAACCttgtagcacacatgagaacacacacgggagagaaagtgttgagttgcagtgtgtgtggtgaaagattctcttctaagtaccagtgtaagaaacacaagtgtgctggtgagaacagcagcagcaaatga